From the genome of Vibrio porteresiae DSM 19223, one region includes:
- a CDS encoding uracil-xanthine permease family protein: protein MKNAILGAQMLFVAFGALVLVPLLTGLDPNVALFGAGVGTLLFQLITRRSVPIFLASSFAFIAPIMYGTKAFGIAATMGGLVVAGFVYVVLGAIIKVKGVGFIHRLLPPVVVGPVIMVIGLGLAPSAVHMAMGKTGDGGTQLIDGNIAIWISLASLLTTIIINVFAKGFFRLVPICGGILVGYALSLYFGVVDFTPVKNAAWFAIPNFTYPEFNINAILFMIPVAIAPAVEHVGDIIAISNVTGKDYLKKPGLHRTITGDGVATMVATFLGAPPNTTYSEVTGAVTLTRAFNPVIMTWAAITSIVLALVGKLGALLQTIPVPVMGGIMMLLFGSIATVGLNSLIKHNVDLHKSRNLVIVAVTLVFGIGGMAFGIGDFSLQGVSLCGIVAILLNLLLPKDLGENHIVDKADVNE, encoded by the coding sequence ATGAAAAACGCCATTTTGGGCGCGCAAATGCTCTTTGTCGCATTTGGTGCGCTGGTTCTTGTCCCTCTTCTTACGGGGCTTGATCCTAACGTCGCTCTTTTCGGTGCAGGTGTCGGCACCCTTCTTTTCCAACTTATTACCCGTCGCTCTGTTCCTATCTTCCTCGCTTCTTCCTTCGCTTTTATCGCTCCTATCATGTATGGCACCAAAGCTTTTGGTATCGCTGCTACCATGGGTGGTCTCGTCGTTGCCGGCTTCGTGTATGTGGTCCTAGGCGCGATTATTAAAGTGAAAGGCGTAGGCTTTATTCACAGACTCCTACCACCAGTGGTTGTCGGTCCGGTAATTATGGTGATCGGCCTTGGTTTGGCACCATCAGCGGTACACATGGCAATGGGGAAAACCGGTGACGGCGGTACACAGCTGATCGACGGCAATATCGCGATTTGGATTTCTCTGGCTTCACTATTAACCACCATCATCATCAACGTATTTGCCAAAGGGTTCTTTAGATTAGTTCCTATCTGTGGTGGTATTTTGGTTGGCTATGCACTGTCGCTCTACTTTGGTGTTGTGGATTTTACCCCGGTCAAAAACGCAGCATGGTTTGCGATTCCAAACTTCACCTACCCAGAGTTCAACATCAACGCAATTCTGTTCATGATTCCTGTGGCAATTGCACCAGCAGTGGAACACGTTGGTGACATCATTGCTATCTCGAACGTGACTGGCAAAGATTACCTGAAAAAACCAGGCTTACACCGCACTATCACTGGTGACGGGGTTGCAACCATGGTGGCAACGTTCCTTGGTGCTCCACCCAATACAACCTATAGTGAAGTCACTGGTGCAGTAACACTGACTCGTGCATTTAACCCAGTAATCATGACTTGGGCGGCCATCACTTCTATCGTTCTTGCATTGGTAGGTAAATTGGGCGCATTGCTACAAACCATTCCAGTACCTGTAATGGGCGGCATCATGATGTTGCTGTTCGGTTCTATCGCGACTGTTGGTTTGAACTCTTTGATCAAACACAACGTTGACCTACACAAATCACGTAACTTGGTGATTGTGGCGGTAACCCTTGTGTTTGGTATTGGCGGCATGGCATTTGGTATTGGCGACTTTAGCCTTCAAGGCGTCAGCCTATGTGGTATCGTGGCCATTCTATTGAACCTACTCCTACCAAAAGACTTAGGTGAAAATCACATCGTCGACAAAGCCGATGTGAATGAGTAA
- a CDS encoding DUF2066 domain-containing protein, whose product MRYLALLLMGLISIPASALTKVDLYQTEVVLDSQQQDSDDDARLRGMEQVIVRATGNSASLDNDVIQKALHQNSQYLTQISSSQKNGQQTVKLGFSAPHIRSLLTQAQLPFWPEYRANLLVWLVEDNNFDRSVIWEHSDAPLLQSLQAEAQLRGLPITIPVGDFDDITGIQTSDLWGGFTGPIAQASLRYPTDGVLVIRAQGDSLRWTLYDQNAQQMANSTKEPINGDASGDEAMQQLIDAVSQYYAQKNAVLIASQSSQYVLADFSGLKNAQDFFTLEKTLSALSSVAALDVLSIQGDQVEYKVHLLATPTDFEQEVMRTKQLEEVDMMGVPMSDMKANTASETSTSIAPAITSPVASATMQDALLDNPLSTTASAAIPTADTNVMVDGQDSSTMTKTDSAPQMLYFKWLN is encoded by the coding sequence ATGCGTTACTTAGCTTTGTTGTTAATGGGATTGATTTCTATCCCTGCTTCAGCGCTCACTAAAGTGGATCTTTATCAGACCGAAGTCGTTTTAGATTCTCAGCAACAAGATTCCGATGATGATGCCCGTCTACGCGGTATGGAACAGGTTATTGTTCGTGCGACCGGTAATTCTGCGTCACTTGATAATGATGTGATTCAAAAGGCATTACATCAAAATAGCCAATACCTCACTCAAATCAGTAGCAGCCAGAAAAATGGCCAACAGACCGTGAAGTTAGGTTTTAGTGCGCCGCACATTCGTTCACTGCTCACTCAAGCCCAACTGCCATTTTGGCCAGAATATCGTGCCAATTTGCTGGTATGGTTAGTCGAAGATAACAACTTCGACCGTTCGGTTATTTGGGAACATTCTGACGCGCCACTATTACAAAGTTTGCAAGCAGAGGCGCAATTGCGCGGTCTGCCTATCACCATCCCTGTTGGCGACTTTGATGACATTACAGGTATCCAAACTTCGGATCTTTGGGGTGGATTTACCGGCCCCATCGCGCAAGCCAGTCTGCGTTACCCAACCGATGGTGTGTTAGTCATTAGAGCTCAAGGCGACAGCCTTCGTTGGACCCTGTATGACCAAAATGCGCAGCAGATGGCCAACTCGACCAAAGAGCCAATTAATGGCGACGCGTCTGGCGATGAGGCCATGCAGCAATTGATTGATGCGGTGAGCCAATACTACGCCCAGAAAAACGCCGTCTTAATTGCTAGCCAGTCTTCACAATATGTGTTGGCCGATTTCTCTGGTTTGAAAAATGCACAAGATTTCTTCACCTTAGAGAAAACGTTATCTGCCCTGAGCTCCGTTGCAGCCCTTGATGTATTGAGTATTCAAGGCGATCAAGTGGAATACAAAGTCCATTTGTTGGCGACACCAACGGATTTTGAACAGGAAGTGATGCGCACTAAGCAACTGGAAGAAGTGGATATGATGGGTGTGCCAATGAGTGATATGAAAGCCAATACGGCAAGTGAAACTAGTACATCAATCGCGCCAGCGATAACGTCCCCAGTGGCAAGTGCTACGATGCAAGATGCTTTGCTAGATAACCCGCTCAGCACTACCGCCAGTGCGGCGATACCTACTGCTGACACCAATGTGATGGTCGATGGGCAAGACAGTTCTACTATGACTAAAACGGATAGCGCACCACAGATGCTTTACTTTAAGTGGTTGAACTAA
- the wrbA gene encoding NAD(P)H:quinone oxidoreductase yields the protein MTTTIVVLYYSRHGSTLSIARQIARGVESIPECEAVLRTVEDLSLGSRQYEDPIITLDELKQCDGLALGSPVWFGNMAAALKHFWDQTTTLWINGDLIDKPACVFTSSSTMHGGQETTQNSMMLPLLHHGMMVLGIPYSEPKLHTTERGGTPYGASHVGLRKAGMKSGLSDDEITLAQQLGKRIATVAKKLKAQSA from the coding sequence ATGACCACCACGATTGTTGTGCTTTACTACAGTCGACATGGCAGCACCCTTTCTATCGCAAGACAAATCGCTCGGGGAGTGGAATCTATCCCCGAGTGCGAAGCTGTGCTGCGTACTGTAGAAGATTTATCGTTGGGATCACGCCAATATGAAGATCCCATTATTACCTTAGATGAACTCAAACAGTGTGATGGACTCGCCCTTGGCAGCCCTGTGTGGTTTGGCAATATGGCTGCCGCCCTCAAGCACTTTTGGGACCAAACCACAACCTTATGGATTAACGGTGACCTCATCGATAAGCCAGCGTGTGTATTTACCTCTTCGTCGACAATGCATGGCGGCCAAGAAACAACGCAGAACTCGATGATGCTGCCACTGCTTCACCATGGCATGATGGTACTGGGTATTCCTTATTCCGAACCCAAATTGCACACCACTGAACGCGGTGGCACTCCTTACGGTGCAAGTCATGTGGGCTTACGTAAAGCGGGGATGAAATCCGGCCTTAGCGATGATGAGATTACATTAGCTCAGCAGCTAGGAAAACGCATCGCAACCGTTGCCAAGAAACTCAAAGCCCAATCAGCCTAA